From the genome of Marixanthomonas ophiurae, one region includes:
- the nhaA gene encoding Na+/H+ antiporter NhaA gives MKIAKNPVETFINSSTSGSYILILFTVIALVWANSPWQESYHTFWSETFAIGFSNTDFIIEKPLYLWVNDGLMTIFFFYVGLEIKREILDGELTTMRKASMPIFAALGGIVVPIAIFLLLHDQDRGASGWGIPMATDIAFSLGILNLLGKRVPLGLKIFLTTFAIIDDIGAILVIATFYSHEMHLSYLFIALGILTFLAFLAYKKFHSKYLLLICGIAVWILFLKSGIHPTIAGVLLALVIPSARNMNLDNFFKEIRSSLNVFEKTKARKFVLSNKQQDAVDRINLITDRVQTPMQQLENGLSGWVAIVIMPVFALANAGITINLDSLNETQLISQIAIAMVAGKVIGISLFSYLAYKLKIAVLPTGINFKQIIGVSFLGGVGFTMSLFIAELAFRSDDLLTTSKIGILLGTVVAGIAGYFILRIQLKKKEEEKASAPH, from the coding sequence TTGAAAATAGCCAAAAACCCCGTCGAAACATTCATAAACAGTTCAACTTCGGGGAGTTACATCCTTATCCTATTTACGGTCATTGCTTTGGTTTGGGCAAATTCACCTTGGCAAGAAAGCTATCATACTTTCTGGAGTGAAACATTTGCCATTGGTTTTAGTAATACAGATTTTATTATTGAAAAACCGCTATACCTCTGGGTAAATGATGGGTTAATGACCATCTTTTTCTTTTATGTAGGATTGGAAATTAAAAGGGAAATACTCGATGGAGAGCTTACTACTATGCGGAAGGCTTCCATGCCTATTTTTGCGGCTTTAGGTGGCATTGTAGTGCCTATTGCCATTTTCTTATTACTACACGATCAAGATCGAGGTGCTTCGGGGTGGGGTATCCCTATGGCCACAGACATTGCCTTTTCATTGGGAATACTCAATTTATTAGGTAAACGCGTACCCTTGGGACTGAAAATATTTTTGACAACCTTCGCTATTATTGACGATATTGGTGCCATTTTGGTAATTGCAACTTTTTATAGTCATGAGATGCACCTCTCCTATTTATTTATTGCGCTTGGCATTTTAACTTTTTTAGCTTTTTTGGCCTACAAAAAATTTCACTCAAAATACTTATTGCTTATTTGTGGTATTGCTGTTTGGATTCTTTTCTTGAAATCTGGAATACATCCTACAATTGCAGGGGTTTTATTAGCATTAGTAATTCCTTCAGCCAGAAATATGAATCTGGATAACTTTTTTAAAGAAATACGAAGCTCTCTTAATGTTTTTGAAAAAACAAAAGCTAGAAAATTTGTACTCTCCAACAAACAACAAGATGCAGTTGATAGAATAAATTTAATAACCGACCGTGTACAAACACCCATGCAGCAATTAGAAAATGGTCTTAGTGGCTGGGTAGCCATTGTCATAATGCCCGTATTTGCACTCGCTAATGCCGGAATCACTATCAATCTTGATTCATTAAACGAAACACAGCTTATCTCGCAAATAGCCATTGCTATGGTTGCAGGAAAAGTAATTGGAATTTCTCTCTTTAGCTATTTAGCTTATAAGCTAAAAATTGCCGTATTACCTACTGGAATTAATTTTAAACAAATTATAGGGGTTAGCTTTTTAGGAGGGGTAGGTTTTACCATGTCACTCTTTATAGCCGAATTAGCTTTCCGCTCAGACGATTTATTAACTACCTCGAAAATTGGTATATTATTAGGAACAGTAGTCGCAGGTATAGCGGGTTATTTTATTTTACGTATCCAGCTTAAAAAGAAAGAAGAAGAAAAGGCATCTGCTCCTCATTAA
- a CDS encoding cupin-like domain-containing protein: MQLQEIDRVETISKKDFISKYFKPQKPVVIERFVEDWPAFKKWDLDYMAKVAGDKEVPLYDDRPVSHEDGFNEPHATMKMSEYIDLLKKEPTKYRIFLWNVLKEVPELQKDYSYPDFGIKLMKGLPMLFFGGQDSYTFMHYDIDLANIFHFHFHGKKEVILFDQKQNDYLYKIPHSLITREDINFADPDYKKWPALKKARGFKTHLEHGNVLYMPEGYWHYMRYITPGFSMSLRAIARNPKNLGKAIYNITIMRHFDTLMRKLKGQDWIDQKNEKAITKTHNKLGIDG, translated from the coding sequence ATGCAATTACAAGAAATAGATAGAGTCGAGACAATTTCAAAAAAAGACTTTATTTCAAAATACTTTAAGCCTCAAAAACCAGTAGTTATCGAACGTTTTGTTGAAGATTGGCCTGCCTTTAAAAAGTGGGACTTAGACTATATGGCCAAAGTAGCGGGAGATAAAGAGGTGCCGCTTTATGACGATAGACCAGTAAGTCATGAAGATGGTTTTAACGAGCCACACGCAACTATGAAAATGAGCGAGTATATCGATTTGCTCAAGAAAGAACCTACTAAATACCGTATTTTTCTTTGGAATGTTTTAAAAGAAGTGCCTGAGCTACAGAAAGACTATTCGTATCCAGATTTTGGTATAAAACTAATGAAAGGGCTTCCTATGCTTTTTTTTGGTGGGCAAGACAGCTACACCTTTATGCATTACGATATTGATTTGGCTAATATATTCCATTTTCATTTCCACGGAAAAAAAGAAGTTATTTTGTTTGATCAAAAACAGAACGACTACCTATATAAAATTCCTCATTCGCTAATAACTCGTGAAGATATCAACTTTGCAGATCCGGATTATAAAAAATGGCCTGCTCTAAAAAAAGCAAGAGGTTTTAAAACTCATTTAGAACACGGAAACGTATTGTATATGCCTGAAGGCTATTGGCACTATATGCGGTATATAACGCCTGGTTTTTCTATGAGTTTGCGCGCCATTGCTCGAAACCCTAAAAATTTAGGTAAAGCGATTTATAATATTACTATTATGCGTCATTTTGATACCTTGATGCGTAAATTAAAAGGACAAGATTGGATTGATCAAAAAAATGAAAAAGCCATTACCAAAACACATAACAAGCTTGGGATAGACGGGTAA
- a CDS encoding FoF1 ATP synthase subunit delta/epsilon has protein sequence MYLEIVTPEALLVSGEVDSVTVPGVEGEFQMLNNHAPIVSVLAKGKVKFSGSPTIAEGFENKFSKEDGKWVLEITSGTIEMNNNKVIVLAD, from the coding sequence ATGTATTTAGAAATAGTAACCCCAGAAGCATTATTGGTAAGTGGCGAAGTAGATTCGGTAACAGTACCAGGAGTAGAAGGTGAGTTTCAAATGTTGAACAATCACGCTCCTATCGTTTCTGTTTTAGCGAAAGGAAAAGTAAAGTTCTCCGGAAGTCCTACTATAGCTGAAGGATTTGAAAATAAATTCAGTAAAGAAGATGGGAAATGGGTACTTGAAATTACCAGCGGAACCATTGAAATGAATAACAATAAAGTGATAGTGTTGGCAGATTAA
- a CDS encoding inorganic phosphate transporter, which translates to MENIYLLMIVALAVLAVADLVVGVSNDAVNFLNSAIGSKAISFKSIMIIASLGIFIGAVFSSGMMEVARKGIFDPGQFYFEEIMIVFMAVMITDILLLDFFNTLGLPTSTTVSIVFELLGAAVVMSLIKIGANETETWADLGKYINTAKATEIILGILLSVVIAFTVGAVVQWLSRLVFTFHYEKRIKNFGALFGGVALTAIGYFIFMKGLKGTPYYGDFKEVVEGNELYFIGGSFIFWTLFSFLFMKLFKKSILIMVIAIGTFGLALAFSGNDLVNFIGVPMAAFHSYEAWLASGESASTFSMDVLSEKVPAEPFLLFIAGGVMVLTLWFSKKARSVAETEIGLSRQGEGHEKFQPNMLSRVVVKGTSRVAQGLNYVLPKATTKNINSRFEKPVVELPKHRTYELPAFDMIRASINLVVAGVLISIATSMKLPLSTTYVTFMVAMGTSLADRAWGRESAVYRVAGVLNVIGGWFFTAFSAFVAAGTLAYLIFLGKGVAIAILLMLAVLLLVRNYLSYKKKSNAIMDETGLKKTESNTVQGIIQESADNIAKVIHRSNKIYSDMLRGLAKQDTSKLKKSKKGVKKLNDEIDELRDNIFYFIKDLDEKSVRGSNFYIIILGYLQDVAQSLEFISKASYKHVNNNHKALRFNQIKDLQEIDQSLQDLFTDIESIFQNREIEKIENVLDKKQELFEFVSEKIEKQIARTRTEESSPKNTALYFSLLLETKDLITALMNLMEEYYISYKKA; encoded by the coding sequence ATGGAAAACATATACTTATTAATGATCGTAGCATTGGCAGTACTTGCCGTTGCCGATCTTGTTGTAGGGGTTAGTAACGATGCCGTTAATTTCCTTAACTCGGCCATCGGTTCTAAAGCCATATCATTTAAATCGATAATGATCATTGCCAGTCTTGGTATTTTTATCGGTGCCGTCTTTTCAAGCGGGATGATGGAGGTTGCAAGAAAAGGTATTTTCGACCCTGGACAATTTTACTTTGAAGAAATCATGATTGTTTTTATGGCAGTTATGATAACCGATATATTACTGCTCGACTTTTTTAACACCCTCGGTTTACCAACATCAACAACAGTTTCAATCGTTTTTGAATTATTGGGAGCTGCCGTAGTGATGTCGCTAATAAAAATTGGTGCTAATGAAACTGAAACTTGGGCAGATCTTGGCAAATACATAAACACTGCAAAAGCTACTGAAATTATATTGGGGATTCTACTTTCCGTCGTCATCGCCTTTACGGTAGGGGCAGTCGTTCAGTGGTTATCCCGTTTGGTGTTTACCTTCCATTACGAAAAGAGAATTAAAAATTTTGGTGCATTATTTGGCGGCGTTGCCCTAACGGCCATTGGATATTTCATCTTTATGAAAGGATTGAAAGGAACCCCTTATTACGGGGATTTTAAAGAAGTAGTAGAAGGAAACGAGCTATACTTTATTGGAGGAAGCTTTATTTTCTGGACGCTCTTTTCTTTTCTCTTTATGAAACTGTTCAAGAAAAGCATCCTTATTATGGTAATTGCAATAGGTACGTTTGGCTTAGCACTCGCCTTTTCAGGTAACGATTTGGTTAACTTTATTGGTGTCCCTATGGCTGCCTTTCATTCTTACGAAGCTTGGTTGGCCTCTGGTGAATCTGCCTCTACTTTCTCTATGGATGTTCTTTCTGAAAAAGTGCCCGCAGAACCTTTCTTGCTATTTATAGCTGGTGGTGTAATGGTATTGACACTTTGGTTCTCTAAAAAAGCCCGTAGCGTCGCTGAAACCGAAATCGGACTATCCAGACAAGGAGAAGGTCATGAAAAATTTCAACCTAATATGTTATCTAGGGTAGTTGTAAAAGGTACTTCGAGAGTAGCTCAAGGATTAAATTATGTTTTGCCAAAAGCTACCACTAAAAATATAAACTCACGTTTTGAGAAACCTGTAGTAGAATTACCAAAACATAGAACCTACGAATTACCAGCTTTTGATATGATTCGTGCCTCAATTAACTTAGTCGTGGCAGGAGTACTTATCTCAATAGCTACCTCTATGAAACTGCCTTTATCTACAACATACGTAACCTTTATGGTTGCTATGGGTACTTCTTTGGCCGATAGAGCTTGGGGACGAGAAAGTGCGGTGTACCGTGTTGCTGGAGTACTTAATGTAATTGGCGGCTGGTTCTTTACAGCATTTAGCGCTTTTGTAGCCGCAGGAACATTAGCATACCTTATCTTTTTAGGAAAAGGAGTTGCTATCGCTATTTTACTAATGTTGGCTGTCCTTTTATTAGTTAGAAATTACCTTTCTTACAAAAAGAAAAGCAATGCCATTATGGATGAAACCGGACTTAAGAAGACCGAAAGTAATACCGTACAAGGCATCATTCAAGAAAGTGCTGATAATATCGCAAAAGTGATTCACCGAAGCAATAAAATTTACTCTGACATGCTTCGCGGATTGGCTAAACAAGACACATCTAAGCTTAAAAAGAGCAAAAAGGGAGTTAAGAAACTAAATGATGAAATTGACGAATTACGTGATAATATTTTCTATTTCATTAAAGACCTAGACGAGAAAAGTGTTCGCGGAAGCAACTTCTACATTATTATCCTTGGTTATTTACAAGATGTAGCCCAATCGCTTGAGTTTATTTCAAAAGCAAGTTACAAGCACGTAAACAACAACCACAAGGCGTTACGTTTCAATCAAATTAAAGATCTTCAGGAAATTGATCAATCCCTGCAAGACCTCTTTACTGATATTGAATCCATTTTCCAAAATAGGGAAATTGAAAAAATTGAAAACGTGTTAGATAAAAAACAAGAGCTTTTTGAGTTTGTTTCAGAAAAAATTGAAAAACAGATAGCTCGTACTAGAACAGAAGAATCGAGCCCGAAAAATACGGCACTGTATTTCAGTCTATTGTTAGAAACAAAAGATTTGATTACTGCTTTAATGAACTTAATGGAAGAGTATTATATAAGCTATAAAAAAGCATAG